A DNA window from Anaerolineae bacterium contains the following coding sequences:
- the uppP gene encoding undecaprenyl-diphosphatase UppP — protein MDPFQAIAMGVLQGATEFLPISSSGHLVLIPHLLGWPIPSVTFDALVHWGTLAAVVAFFRKELKSIAKAWLRSITAGERTYTAYLGWLILLGTIPAVMAGLLLEDFFEGLFSSPRSVSVALMVTALLLVVAELSIKPRKRLERLSWTDALLIGLFQALAITPGISRSGSTIAAGVFAGLDREGAARFSFLLSVPVILGAGFKELLDISFAGGWKSQWFILFLGFVGALVSGYASIAFLISFVRRRRFYVFAFYCLALGFLGLLYS, from the coding sequence ATGGACCCATTTCAGGCCATTGCTATGGGGGTGCTCCAAGGGGCAACAGAATTTTTGCCCATATCCAGCTCCGGGCACCTGGTTCTCATCCCCCACCTTTTAGGGTGGCCCATTCCCTCTGTAACTTTCGATGCTCTGGTGCACTGGGGAACTCTGGCAGCCGTCGTGGCCTTTTTCCGGAAGGAGCTTAAATCTATTGCAAAAGCATGGCTCAGGAGCATAACCGCTGGGGAAAGAACTTACACAGCCTATCTGGGCTGGCTCATCCTCCTGGGGACAATCCCGGCTGTGATGGCGGGGCTTTTGCTGGAGGATTTCTTTGAGGGCCTCTTTTCCTCCCCAAGGTCTGTTTCGGTGGCTCTTATGGTTACAGCTTTGCTTTTGGTGGTAGCCGAACTCAGTATAAAGCCCCGCAAAAGGTTGGAACGACTGAGCTGGACCGACGCGCTTTTAATAGGCTTATTTCAAGCCTTAGCCATAACGCCAGGGATTTCCCGCTCGGGTTCTACCATAGCGGCCGGAGTTTTCGCTGGGCTTGACCGGGAAGGGGCGGCGCGTTTCAGCTTTCTTCTGTCAGTGCCGGTAATACTCGGAGCTGGATTCAAGGAGTTACTGGACATTTCCTTTGCTGGAGGATGGAAAAGCCAGTGGTTTATCCTTTTCCTGGGGTTTGTCGGTGCCCTGGTAAGCGGTTATGCCAGCATAGCTTTCCTCATCTCCTTTGTCAGGCGCAGGAGGT